One genomic window of Glycine soja cultivar W05 chromosome 9, ASM419377v2, whole genome shotgun sequence includes the following:
- the LOC114425225 gene encoding U-box domain-containing protein 33-like isoform X1 has product MAVVSPVPATTQRMGSVRLLSDAGGEILEEPNPRVVDQPIYVAVTKEVKESKLNLIWAIQTSGGKRICILYVHVRATMIPLLGGKFPASTLKEEQVEAYWEEERQGMHGILDEYLCICQRMGVRAEKLHIEMDSIEKGILELISQHGIRKLVMGAASDKYYNRRMMDLKSKKAVSVCKQAPASCHIQFVCKGHLIHTRDRSSDEGNAEVASPLVQQVPNSLKSLRSLSITLGQDCQANITNPALELFRRVRSANDGHGASFMAVSSPEDTEGLSTPRDRMGTEVSSDESDRLSRMSPSGLSTCSDSAVELALTPSLINESSENALELTLSRLIIEDLHHSSPPSTLDGGMDDTTYDQLEQARAEAENATLNAYQETVRRMKAEKDAFEAIRKIKASESLYAEELNQRKMAEEKLRKEKEELENMKSLRDTVKEELRLALDQKASLESQIASTELMIKELEQKILSAVGLLQSYKNERDELQMQCDNALREAEELRKKQGEASGTHVPQLCSEFSFPEIKEATSNFNPSSKIGEGGYGSIFKGVLHHTEVAIKMLNSDSMQGPLEFQQEVDVLSKLRHPNLITLIGACPDSWALVYEYLPNGSLEDRLACKDNTPPLSWQARIRIAAELCSALIFLHSTKPHSVVHGDLKPSNILLDANLISKLSDFGICRILSNCESSGSNITEFWRTDPKGTFVYMDPEFLASGELTPKSDVYSFGIILLRLLTGRPALGITMEVKYALDTGKLKSLLDPLAGDWPFVQAEQLARLALRCCDMNRKSRPDLYSDVWRILDAMRVSSGGANSFGLSSEGLLQSPSYFICPIFQEVMRDPHVAADGFTYEAEAIRGWLDGGHDNSPMTNSKLAHHNLVPNRALRSAIQDWLQNH; this is encoded by the exons ATGGCTGTGGTGAGTCCTGTGCCTGCAACAACACAAAGGATGGGTTCAGTGAGGTTACTTTCTGATGCTGGTGGAGAAATTTTGGAGGAGCCAAATCCAAGGGTGGTTGATCAGCCAATCTATGTTGCTGTGACAAAAGAGGTGAAGGAGagcaaattaaatctaatatgGGCAATACAGACCTCCGGAGGAAAGAGAATTTGCATTCTTTATGTTCATGTTCGTGCAACAATGATTCCcctat TGGGAGGGAAATTCCCCGCAAGTACACTAAAAGAGGAGCAGGTTGAAGCATACTGGGAAGAAGAAAGGCAAGGCATGCATGGGATTCTGGATGAATATCTTTGTATCTGTCAGCGGATGGGG GTGCGAGCAGAGAAACTGCATATTGAAATGGATAGCATTGAAAAAGGAATTTTAGAACTCATCTCCCAGCATGGCATCCGAAAGCTTGTTATGGGAGCAGCATCTGATAAGTACTATAATAG GAGAATGATGGACCTCAAATCTAAGAAAGCCGTCTCTGTGTGTAAACAAGCTCCAGCTTCTTGTCATATACAGTTTGTCTGCAAAGGGCACCTTATACACACAAG GGATCGCAGTTCGGATGAAGGTAACGCAGAGGTTGCATCTCCTTTGGTGCAGCAAGTGCCAAACTCTTTGAAATCTTTGAGATCTCTGTCTATTACACTTGGGCAAGATTGCCAAGCAAATATAACCAATCCTGCTCTAGAGTTATTTCGCAGAGTAAGGTCTGCCAATGATGGACATGGAGCAAGCTTTATGGCTGTTTCTTCTCCAGAAGACACTGAAGGGCTTTCAACTCCACGTGACAGGATGGGTACAGAAGTAAGTTCTGATGAATCAGATAGGCTGTCTAGGATGAGTCCTTCTGGCTTGTCAACATGCTCTGACAGTGCAGTTGAACTAGCATTGACCCCAAGTTTGATAAACGAAAGCAGTGAGAATGCATTAGAGTTGACTTTGAGTCGCCTGATTATAGAGGATCTTCATCATTCATCTCCTCCCAGTACACTG GATGGTGGAATGGATGATACTACCTACGACCAGCTTGAACAGGCTAGGGCTGAGGCTGAGAATGCTACACTAAATGCATATCAAGAAACTGTAAGGCGTATGAAAGCTGAAAAAGATGCATTTGAAGCTATACGCAAG ATTAAAGCTTCTGAAAGCTTATATGCAGAGGAGTTGAACCAGAGGAAAATGGCAGAGGAAAAActtaggaaagaaaaagaagaacttGAGAATATGAAGAGCTTGAGAGACACAGTTAAGGAAGAACTCCGCCTTGCTCTTGATCAGAAGGCTTCACTAGAGAGTCAAATTGCGTCAACTGAACTTATGATAAAGGAGTTGGAGCAGAAGATTTTATCTGCTGTGGGTCTGTTACAAAGCTACAAGAATGAACGAGATGAATTGCAGATGCAGTGTGATAATGCATTGCGAGAGGCTGAAGAGTTGAGGAAAAAACAAGGAGAGGCTTCAGGCACCCATGTGCCTCAATTGTGCTCAGAATTCTCTTTTCCAGAGATTAAAGAAGCAACAAGTAACTTCAATCCATCCTCAAAGATTGGAGAAGGTGGATATGGAAGTATATTTAAAGGTGTCTTGCATCACACTGAGGTGGCTATAAAAATGTTAAACTCCGACAGCATGCAAGGACCCTTGGAGTTTCAACAGGAG GTTGATGTGTTGAGCAAGCTAAGGCATCCCAATCTTATCACACTCATAGGAGCCTGCCCAGATTCATGGGCTCTTGTCTATGAGTATTTACCTAATGGAAGCCTTGAAGATCGTCTTGCCTGCAAGGATAACACCCCTCCGTTGTCATGGCAAGCTCGAATTCGCATTGCTGCTGAACTATGCTCGGCTCTTATCTTTCTCCATTCCACTAAACCTCACAGCGTAGTGCATGGTGACTTAAAACCCTCCAACATTCTCCTTGATGCAAACCTTATTAGCAAGCTTAGTGACTTTGGAATCTGTCGTATATTATCAAACTGTGAGAGTTCTGGTAGCAATATTACAGAGTTTTGGAGAACTGACCCAAAAGGAACTTTTGTCTACATGGATCCTGAATTCCTTGCCTCAGGGGAACTTACTCCAAAGTCAGATGTTTATTCATTTGGAATTATATTGTTGAGATTGTTGACTGGGAGACCAGCATTGGGAATAACAATGGAAGTGAAATATGCATTAGATACTGGAAAGTTGAAATCCCTATTGGATCCTTTGGCTGGAGACTGGCCATTTGTGCAGGCTGAACAGTTGGCTCGCTTGGCTTTGAGGTGCTGTGATATGAATAGAAAGAGCCGGCCGGATCTTTATTCAGATGTCTGGAGGATACTTGATGCAATGAGGGTTTCTTCTGGAGGTGCAAACTCCTTTGGATTAAGTTCTGAAGGGCTTTTACAATCTCcttcatattttatttgtcCAATCTTCCAG GAAGTCATGCGAGATCCACATGTAGCTGCAGATGGTTTTACTTATGAAGCTGAGGCTATACGAGGATGGCTTGACGGTGGTCATGACAATTCACCAATGACTAATAGTAAGCTGGCACATCACAATCTTGTTCCCAACCGCGCTCTTCGCTCTGCAATCCAGGACTGGCTTCAAAACCACTGA
- the LOC114425225 gene encoding U-box domain-containing protein 33-like isoform X2, with protein sequence MAVVSPVPATTQRMGSVRLLSDAGGEILEEPNPRVVDQPIYVAVTKEVKESKLNLIWAIQTSGGKRICILYVHVRATMIPLLGGKFPASTLKEEQVEAYWEEERQGMHGILDEYLCICQRMGVRAEKLHIEMDSIEKGILELISQHGIRKLVMGAASDKYYNRRMMDLKSKKAVSVCKQAPASCHIQFVCKGHLIHTRDRSSDEGNAEVASPLVQQVPNSLKSLRSLSITLGQDCQANITNPALELFRRVRSANDGHGASFMAVSSPEDTEGLSTPRDRMGTEVSSDESDRLSRMSPSGLSTCSDSAVELALTPSLINESSENALELTLSRLIIEDLHHSSPPSTLDGGMDDTTYDQLEQARAEAENATLNAYQETVRRMKAEKDAFEAIRKIKASESLYAEELNQRKMAEEKLRKEKEELENMKSLRDTVKEELRLALDQKASLESQIASTELMIKELEQKILSAVGLLQSYKNERDELQMQCDNALREAEELRKKQGEASGTHVPQLCSEFSFPEIKEATSNFNPSSKIGEGGYGSIFKGVLHHTEVAIKMLNSDSMQGPLEFQQEVDVLSKLRHPNLITLIGACPDSWALVYEYLPNGSLEDRLACKDNTPPLSWQARIRIAAELCSALIFLHSTKPHSVVHGDLKPSNILLDANLISKLSDFGICRILSNCESSGSNITEFWRTDPKGTFVYMDPEFLASGELTPKSDVYSFGIILLRLLTGRPALGITMEVKYALDTGKLKSLLDPLAGDWPFVQAEQLARLALRCCDMNRKSRPDLYSDVWRILDAMRVSSGGANSFGLSSEGLLQSPSYFICPIFQETASPNLDAQGCRPFLGFGSSKASCLVSRSHARSTCSCRWFYL encoded by the exons ATGGCTGTGGTGAGTCCTGTGCCTGCAACAACACAAAGGATGGGTTCAGTGAGGTTACTTTCTGATGCTGGTGGAGAAATTTTGGAGGAGCCAAATCCAAGGGTGGTTGATCAGCCAATCTATGTTGCTGTGACAAAAGAGGTGAAGGAGagcaaattaaatctaatatgGGCAATACAGACCTCCGGAGGAAAGAGAATTTGCATTCTTTATGTTCATGTTCGTGCAACAATGATTCCcctat TGGGAGGGAAATTCCCCGCAAGTACACTAAAAGAGGAGCAGGTTGAAGCATACTGGGAAGAAGAAAGGCAAGGCATGCATGGGATTCTGGATGAATATCTTTGTATCTGTCAGCGGATGGGG GTGCGAGCAGAGAAACTGCATATTGAAATGGATAGCATTGAAAAAGGAATTTTAGAACTCATCTCCCAGCATGGCATCCGAAAGCTTGTTATGGGAGCAGCATCTGATAAGTACTATAATAG GAGAATGATGGACCTCAAATCTAAGAAAGCCGTCTCTGTGTGTAAACAAGCTCCAGCTTCTTGTCATATACAGTTTGTCTGCAAAGGGCACCTTATACACACAAG GGATCGCAGTTCGGATGAAGGTAACGCAGAGGTTGCATCTCCTTTGGTGCAGCAAGTGCCAAACTCTTTGAAATCTTTGAGATCTCTGTCTATTACACTTGGGCAAGATTGCCAAGCAAATATAACCAATCCTGCTCTAGAGTTATTTCGCAGAGTAAGGTCTGCCAATGATGGACATGGAGCAAGCTTTATGGCTGTTTCTTCTCCAGAAGACACTGAAGGGCTTTCAACTCCACGTGACAGGATGGGTACAGAAGTAAGTTCTGATGAATCAGATAGGCTGTCTAGGATGAGTCCTTCTGGCTTGTCAACATGCTCTGACAGTGCAGTTGAACTAGCATTGACCCCAAGTTTGATAAACGAAAGCAGTGAGAATGCATTAGAGTTGACTTTGAGTCGCCTGATTATAGAGGATCTTCATCATTCATCTCCTCCCAGTACACTG GATGGTGGAATGGATGATACTACCTACGACCAGCTTGAACAGGCTAGGGCTGAGGCTGAGAATGCTACACTAAATGCATATCAAGAAACTGTAAGGCGTATGAAAGCTGAAAAAGATGCATTTGAAGCTATACGCAAG ATTAAAGCTTCTGAAAGCTTATATGCAGAGGAGTTGAACCAGAGGAAAATGGCAGAGGAAAAActtaggaaagaaaaagaagaacttGAGAATATGAAGAGCTTGAGAGACACAGTTAAGGAAGAACTCCGCCTTGCTCTTGATCAGAAGGCTTCACTAGAGAGTCAAATTGCGTCAACTGAACTTATGATAAAGGAGTTGGAGCAGAAGATTTTATCTGCTGTGGGTCTGTTACAAAGCTACAAGAATGAACGAGATGAATTGCAGATGCAGTGTGATAATGCATTGCGAGAGGCTGAAGAGTTGAGGAAAAAACAAGGAGAGGCTTCAGGCACCCATGTGCCTCAATTGTGCTCAGAATTCTCTTTTCCAGAGATTAAAGAAGCAACAAGTAACTTCAATCCATCCTCAAAGATTGGAGAAGGTGGATATGGAAGTATATTTAAAGGTGTCTTGCATCACACTGAGGTGGCTATAAAAATGTTAAACTCCGACAGCATGCAAGGACCCTTGGAGTTTCAACAGGAG GTTGATGTGTTGAGCAAGCTAAGGCATCCCAATCTTATCACACTCATAGGAGCCTGCCCAGATTCATGGGCTCTTGTCTATGAGTATTTACCTAATGGAAGCCTTGAAGATCGTCTTGCCTGCAAGGATAACACCCCTCCGTTGTCATGGCAAGCTCGAATTCGCATTGCTGCTGAACTATGCTCGGCTCTTATCTTTCTCCATTCCACTAAACCTCACAGCGTAGTGCATGGTGACTTAAAACCCTCCAACATTCTCCTTGATGCAAACCTTATTAGCAAGCTTAGTGACTTTGGAATCTGTCGTATATTATCAAACTGTGAGAGTTCTGGTAGCAATATTACAGAGTTTTGGAGAACTGACCCAAAAGGAACTTTTGTCTACATGGATCCTGAATTCCTTGCCTCAGGGGAACTTACTCCAAAGTCAGATGTTTATTCATTTGGAATTATATTGTTGAGATTGTTGACTGGGAGACCAGCATTGGGAATAACAATGGAAGTGAAATATGCATTAGATACTGGAAAGTTGAAATCCCTATTGGATCCTTTGGCTGGAGACTGGCCATTTGTGCAGGCTGAACAGTTGGCTCGCTTGGCTTTGAGGTGCTGTGATATGAATAGAAAGAGCCGGCCGGATCTTTATTCAGATGTCTGGAGGATACTTGATGCAATGAGGGTTTCTTCTGGAGGTGCAAACTCCTTTGGATTAAGTTCTGAAGGGCTTTTACAATCTCcttcatattttatttgtcCAATCTTCCAG GAAACAGCTTCTCCAAATCTTGATGCACAGGGTTGCCGCCCTTTTTTAGGGTTTGGCTCTTCTAAAGCGAGTTGCTTAGTTTCAA GAAGTCATGCGAGATCCACATGTAGCTGCAGATGGTTTTACTTATGA